One genomic window of Pungitius pungitius chromosome 11, fPunPun2.1, whole genome shotgun sequence includes the following:
- the apoc1 gene encoding apolipoprotein C-I, whose protein sequence is MKLYLAVAVLMLAFVAYTEAQDAEQTIEQRFTRFGEQVAEVSKGLAAKAKTTFEEISTSQFAADTRSWFQTQIDNLKTKLS, encoded by the exons ATGAAGCTGTACCTCGCCGTGGCCGTGCTGATGCTGGCTTTTGTCGCATACACAG aggcgCAGGACGCGGAGCAGACCATCGAGCAGAGGTTCACTAGGTTCGGAGAGCAGGTGGCCGAGGTGAGCAAGGGCCTGGCTGCGAAGGCCAAGACCACCTTCGAGGAGATTTCGACCAGCCAGTTCGCAGCAGACACCCG GAGCTGGTTCCAGACGCAGATTGACAATTTGAAGACTAAGTTGTCGTAA